CCAGGCCCCGCGCCTGGATGGCGGCGAGGTAGCCCTTGAGCTCTGCGGCGGTCAGCTGATCGAGAGTCCTGCCGGACCGTTCCAGGAAGTAGCCGTGGACATGCTTCCGATACCAGTCGATCGTCTTCGGGCTGCGACCCAGCACCTGAAGGTCCAGCAGCCATTCGCGCACCAGCGGCTCAAGCTTGGCCTCCGCACGACCGTCGGCGGCGGGCATCACAAGGGCGCGTGCCGCCTCGTGCTCGGGATCCTCGGCGATGGCAACTGGACGGTGCAACCGCTCCGGCACCGCGCGAGGTCTACCGGGTAGGCCGCGGTCGCTGCCGACCCGCAAAAACCCAAGTGGTGCCTCGAGTGGTCTCGCGTATTTCGTCGCCCCAGTGGTTTGCGAAAAACCCAGTGGTTTTGGACTTCTTCCCGACACCTTCACCTCTCCTTTTCGGCTGCCTGGCGCCTCCTTAGCAGCGCCCGGAAAACGCCGAAAACCGGCCCTTCAGCCGGTTTTCGTATTCAGCCCATCGCGAGAGGCGCCTTCGAAAAAGCGCCCCGGCGGAGGGAGAGGGATTCGAACCCCCGAAGGCTTGCACCTTAGTGGTTTTCAAGACCGGTTGCTTGTAGTTCACCAGCGTTCGTAGTCGTTCGCCAACGTTCGCCCTGTAAATGAGTCGCTGGTCTTTAGTCCGCTAACGTTCGGCGACGTACGCCATCGTTCGCCGCGGTTGCCGTCACGGTTGCCGTCACCCTGCGAACCTTGCCAGCATGTGGACTGCGGGCCTTGCTGATCCGAGACCCTGGCCAGCCACTCAATGATGCGATGCTGCCCGTGCGCCAACAGACTGACGCTCTTGGAGTGACGCGCTTGTTCACGCCAGGCAGGGCAGACAGCACTGGCGCCAGCTCCTGGAGGCGACGCCTCTCGGTCGGCAGCCGAAGTTCTTAATTCACGACCGGGATGCCGACCTTTATCGCAACTTGCCCGAGGAAATTGCCCTGGGCAAGGCGTTCTGCCATTTGTTAGCCGGCACGAGGTGGAGCGCCGAGGCACTGATGCCGCGGCTGTCTGCTTAGCAGCGCAGGCTGATTGTGGCGAGCTGAGTGCTCGGCCGACGCAATCCATTGACAGGCTTCCTAGCGATCGTGGATCCGCTTTTGTTATTGAGACACGTGGGGCGAGGCCACAGCGGCATGAGCGATCGTCCATAGCGCTGCGGCCTCCACTCGGTTGCGGATTCTGTTGCGATGACAGAAGTTTCGGACATGCATCTGCACGGTACGCGGCGAGATTCGCAAAGACGTCGCAACCTGCTTGTCGGAGAGGCCGATGATAAGCAACGCTAGCGTTTCACTCTCACGGGGAGTGGCGTGCATTCCTGCGTGATGGTCGCGGAGCCTGCGTTTGAGCCGGTCGATTCCTTCTGATTCGAGAGCCGTCATCCGGTTTGGGTAATCCAACGACTTCCCGGCCACCGCTCCGCCCACGGTCAGTTGATACGATCCAGCAGCCCTAGCCATCCCCTAGCCACCCCTTCTGCCGTACGAGTACTTGCTCAACGCTACACGCATGCCGCGGCATTAGCAACGTCTCCAATTAATGCATGCTCGTATGTTCGTAGGAAGTTTGCTCAACGTCCAAGGTGTCTCACTCTTCGCGAGTTCGCGGCGAGGTTGGCGCCCTGTTGAGAATCTCGCCGCGGAGTGCCCACGTGCATCGCGTAACCTGTGCCGAGCCCGGTGCGATCGATCGATGAGGTCTCGCCTCGACAGTCCCCGAGGGCCGCGACAGGGTTAGCGCGAGATCTGGAGTATCGGCCCCGCTGCCCTACGACGAGCAGTTCCCGACCCGACCTACGTAATTTCACCGTACGCATTTTTGCGGGCTTCCGCGATGCGCGGATGACACATACACTCCCCCTTATCTGAGTCGAAAGCCATCAGTACATGCATGACCTCCTGCTCAGAAAATCAATAGCAATCGACAAACGGTTTCGATCAGGAGGTCCGCAATGCGACATCACGGAGCAGCGGTTCTAACGGCGCTTTTGACGCTTCTGGTTCCTAGCGCGCAGTTGTTGACGGCCCAGTCCGCCGTAGCCGCGGTCAGCTCCACGACGAAGACCTTGAAACCCGACATCTTTTCAGCGGGCGCCCCTCGAGTCGGAGGCCGTTCCTCGGGGCCAGCGGCCGGGGCGCCAAGCGCGGGACCAGGCAAGGAGGTCGTCGCGGACCGGTCGCGCAACTCCCGGACGTTCGTCCGGGGAGCCAACTTCGAGACCCTGATCTACCCCGCATCGATCAACTACCGTGACGGGAAGGGCAAGTGGCAGCCCATCGACAATACGCTGGTTCCCAGCTCGATCGGCGGCTTTGCGTATCAGAACCGAGCGAACAGCTACACAGCCGCCTTCCCGAAGAGCCTGGAAGACGGCTCGATCCGCTTTGCCGGTGCCGCGGGATTTGTGGACTTTTCACTGGAGGATGCGCGCGGCACCCTCTCAACCACTCGGAATTCGGCAACTTATGCCAACGCGCTGCCCCATGTTGCTCTGGTCTATTCGGCGAACGCGGATTCCCTCGTGGAGTCACTTCGCCTCGATAGCCGAAAGGCCCGCAACAGCTTCACATTCCAGATCCGTACTGGCCCCGGGCTCACAGCGAAGCAGCTCCCGAGCGGCGCGATCGTCATCGTCGATGCCGCCGAGAAGGTGCAGTATGCCTTCCCGCAACCATTCATGTATGACAGCTCCAACACAGCCGCCGGATTCTCAAACGAGGTTCGGATGACGCTCAGCGCGAAAGATTCGGAAGGCCGCGACGGCCAGACCATCAAGGTGGTTGCGGACGCAGAGTGGCTCAAGAGTAAGGCGCGCAAGTTCCCCGTCGTGATCGATCCCAGCATCGGCACGAACCTGAACTTCTACGGCGGGTACGACTGCTTCATCCAGAATACGAACCCCAATACAAACTTGTGCAGCAGCGCCGCCTATTTGGGCACGGCCGACCAGGTCGGCTACGACGGATCATCCGTCAGCCGCACCTTGCTGTCCTTTCCCGTGCAGACCGGCTACCCCGATGATCAGATCGTCAACTCGAACATCCTGGACGCGGAGCTCGACCTGACCCTCGCATCCTCGTCTTCAACCGGAGCGGTGGCCGTGACCGCCAGCCCGATCACCCAGGCCTGGAATGACAACTACACGACCTGGAACAGCCGCGACAATGCGACCGCGTGGTCGGCGCCGGGCGCAACATTCGGCCCTGCCGTGGACACCGAGAACATCGGGCCCGCCGCGGGCTCGTATCGATTTATCAACCTTACGCAGACGATTCAGAACTGGGTCAGCAGCAGCACGACCAACTACGGCTTCCTCCTGAAGGCGAGTAACGAGGGCGCGGCCGGTCTGCTCAAGTTCGACAATCAGGCGTTCGACCCGGCCAATTCAACCGACCCCAACCTCCCCCATCTGCGCATTCAATGGAATAACTTCAACGGCCTGGTGCCCTGGTACAAATATGAGGCGCACAAGCTCAGCGATCGGATGAGCCTAGCGGTCAATGTGGCCAACGGCAACCTGGTCGTGCAAGCCACCGATCTAGCCATCAACGGGACCGGGCTTAACCTACATGTCAACCGGTACTACAACAGCCTCGCCGACGCGTCCGGCTGGCACATCGGCAACGGTTGGAACGTCAATGTCGGCTGCGACATCCGGTTGGACGTGGATGACTTTGACGGACTCACCTTCCACGGACCGGACGGCTATGCGGTGCTCTTCCGGCGCAGCGGCGCGACCTGGATAACCCCGCCCGGCCTCGACGCCACGCTGGTCAAGAACGGGGACGGCACGTACACCCTGACGTGGCACAAGAATGGCGAGCAGTTCAACTTCCAGACCGGCGGCTGTCTGCAGAGCATGGTCGACCAGAACGGCAACACCATCACGATGAGCTACAACGGCAGCGTGCAGTCGATCACGGACACACAGAACCGCCTGACGAACTTCACCTACGCGAGCCCGGTCAACTCCGACTACATCACCCAGATCTCTGATCCCGTAGGTCGGACGACGAACTACACGTACAACGCGAATGGCGACCTGACCACGTTCGGGGACGCCAACGGCAAGAACACCCAGTACGCCTACAACGCCAATGACCAGTTGAGCCAGATCATCGATCCGAACGGCAACACCGTGAACTTCAGCTACGGGACAACCTATCCGTACCAGCTAACGCAGATCGGATACCTCAACAGCAGTTGTGCCGGCGGCTCGTGCAACACGACCTTCGCCTATAGCTCCGTTCCGGGTGCATGCGATGCTTCAGTGAATGGAGACGCGGTTACGGTCAACACCGTGGTCACAGACGCGAATGGCCATCAGACGACCCATTGCCTCGACAACCAGGGCCACGCGATCCAAGTAATCGATGCGAAAGGCCAGAAACAGGCCACCAGCTACAGCTCGAACAACAACGTCCTGACTTTTTCGGACGCCGCCAATCCCAGAGATCCGACCGCGTTTGCCTACGATCCGACCACGAACAACCTGACCAGCGCGACTGAGCCGACCGGGGCGAACCAGATTTGGGGCTACCAGAAGCAGTCCGGCGACCCGGCCTACTACCCCGACACCTACGCCGACTCCCAGGGCAACGCCTATACGTATGGGTACACGAGCAGCAACCTAACCACCGTCAAGAACAACAGCAACGGGGCGACGTGGACGGCGACCGACAACCCGAATGGAACGGTCGCGTCGAACAAGGACGCGAACGGCAACGTAACGTCCTATACGTACGATAGTGTCGGCAACCTTACCCAGAGCACGTACCCTGCCCCGCTCGGCGCGGTCACCATGACCTATGACGGGCTGAGCCGGATGGTTACCCGGAGGGACGGCAAGGGCCAGCTAACGACCTACGGCTACGACACCCTCGACCGAGTGACTCAGATCACCTACTCGGACAACTCGACGATCGTGTCCACGTACGACAACGACGGAAACACGACGCAGTTGCAGGACAACACTGGTCTGAGCACCTTCACCTACGACACGATGAACCGACCGACAAGGAAGGTGCTCCCGGGCGCGACGACGATGACCTACACCTATGACGGGGGTGGGAACTTGACGTCGCTGCAAGATCCGGGCGGGACCGTGACCTACGGCTACGACGTCGTGAACGAGTTGATCAGCCTGCAGGAGCCGAACGGCAGTATCACGACGTTTGGCTACAACGCTGGTTATCGGCGGACCAGCACGACCTATCCGAACGGGGTGGGCGAGGCCATGACCTACGATACGTCGGAGCGGCTGACCCAGATCAAGGCGACCAAGGGCGCCAGCACACTCAACAGCTTCACCTATAGCTACTTGAGCCCCGTCACGACCAAAGACTCAGATCTCCGATGGAGCGTGACCGACGTCAACAACAACAGGACCAACTACAACTACGATGTGCTCAACCGGCTGACCAGCGCCAGCGGCCCGACCTCCTACACATACGGCTACGATGCCAACGGCAACCTTACCAACGACAACGGCGTGACCCAGACCTTCAACGCCGCGAACGAGCTGACGATGTCGGGGACCACAACCTACAACTTCGATGCTAATGGCAACGAAACCGGCAACAGCGCCGGCCTGAGCCTGAGCTAC
The genomic region above belongs to Candidatus Dormiibacterota bacterium and contains:
- a CDS encoding DNRLRE domain-containing protein, with protein sequence MTAQSAVAAVSSTTKTLKPDIFSAGAPRVGGRSSGPAAGAPSAGPGKEVVADRSRNSRTFVRGANFETLIYPASINYRDGKGKWQPIDNTLVPSSIGGFAYQNRANSYTAAFPKSLEDGSIRFAGAAGFVDFSLEDARGTLSTTRNSATYANALPHVALVYSANADSLVESLRLDSRKARNSFTFQIRTGPGLTAKQLPSGAIVIVDAAEKVQYAFPQPFMYDSSNTAAGFSNEVRMTLSAKDSEGRDGQTIKVVADAEWLKSKARKFPVVIDPSIGTNLNFYGGYDCFIQNTNPNTNLCSSAAYLGTADQVGYDGSSVSRTLLSFPVQTGYPDDQIVNSNILDAELDLTLASSSSTGAVAVTASPITQAWNDNYTTWNSRDNATAWSAPGATFGPAVDTENIGPAAGSYRFINLTQTIQNWVSSSTTNYGFLLKASNEGAAGLLKFDNQAFDPANSTDPNLPHLRIQWNNFNGLVPWYKYEAHKLSDRMSLAVNVANGNLVVQATDLAINGTGLNLHVNRYYNSLADASGWHIGNGWNVNVGCDIRLDVDDFDGLTFHGPDGYAVLFRRSGATWITPPGLDATLVKNGDGTYTLTWHKNGEQFNFQTGGCLQSMVDQNGNTITMSYNGSVQSITDTQNRLTNFTYASPVNSDYITQISDPVGRTTNYTYNANGDLTTFGDANGKNTQYAYNANDQLSQIIDPNGNTVNFSYGTTYPYQLTQIGYLNSSCAGGSCNTTFAYSSVPGACDASVNGDAVTVNTVVTDANGHQTTHCLDNQGHAIQVIDAKGQKQATSYSSNNNVLTFSDAANPRDPTAFAYDPTTNNLTSATEPTGANQIWGYQKQSGDPAYYPDTYADSQGNAYTYGYTSSNLTTVKNNSNGATWTATDNPNGTVASNKDANGNVTSYTYDSVGNLTQSTYPAPLGAVTMTYDGLSRMVTRRDGKGQLTTYGYDTLDRVTQITYSDNSTIVSTYDNDGNTTQLQDNTGLSTFTYDTMNRPTRKVLPGATTMTYTYDGGGNLTSLQDPGGTVTYGYDVVNELISLQEPNGSITTFGYNAGYRRTSTTYPNGVGEAMTYDTSERLTQIKATKGASTLNSFTYSYLSPVTTKDSDLRWSVTDVNNNRTNYNYDVLNRLTSASGPTSYTYGYDANGNLTNDNGVTQTFNAANELTMSGTTTYNFDANGNETGNSAGLSLSYNPKNQTTGINGLSMTYTGATQTERVTAGGTNFTYNVLGCGGASTGVASDTAYTRDNQGQLTEERLPNGSSYTPYYYLFDGLGSVVGLTDSSGNVANTYSYEPYGKFASSTGSVANPWLFAGGYLDSQTGLYKFGMRYYDPAVARWAQQDPQAGPSLYAYVNDNPVNSVDPSGAGIFGDCLKFGLGAAIGGAVGGVITGEVVAIFTTGGLLSVPFVIGAGVGGFLGGFAAGCLGAVFANVADRWGWFKF